A genome region from Armatimonadota bacterium includes the following:
- the efp gene encoding elongation factor P, whose amino-acid sequence MIASGDFRPGVVIELDGELYAVVEAHHHKRAQRQAFVRARLRNLKTGAVLERNFTSDEMVPQASLDRKVMQFLYRHGDEYVMMDRQTFEQLSLPAQLLGDAVGYLKENTDVTVVFYDGRPIAVELPNAVELEVVDTAPGVRGDTVSGGTKPARLETGITVQVPLFVSVGDRIRVDTRTGEYLERVK is encoded by the coding sequence ATGATTGCCAGCGGAGACTTTCGGCCGGGGGTCGTGATCGAGCTGGACGGCGAGCTGTACGCCGTGGTGGAAGCCCATCACCACAAACGCGCCCAGCGCCAGGCGTTCGTGCGGGCCCGCCTCCGCAACCTGAAGACCGGCGCCGTGCTGGAACGGAACTTCACCAGCGACGAGATGGTCCCCCAGGCTTCCCTGGACCGCAAGGTGATGCAGTTCCTGTACCGGCACGGCGACGAGTACGTGATGATGGACCGGCAGACGTTCGAGCAGCTCAGCCTGCCGGCCCAGCTCCTGGGGGACGCCGTCGGATACCTGAAGGAGAACACCGACGTCACCGTGGTCTTCTACGACGGCCGCCCTATCGCGGTCGAGCTGCCCAACGCCGTGGAGCTGGAGGTGGTGGACACCGCCCCCGGCGTCCGCGGCGACACCGTCTCGGGGGGCACCAAGCCCGCCCGGCTGGAGACCGGCATCACCGTGCAGGTCCCGCTGTTCGTCTCGGTGGGAGACCGCATCCGCGTCGACACCCGGACCGGGGAATACCTGGAGCGGGTGAAATGA
- a CDS encoding TlyA family RNA methyltransferase: MRGERSVAVREARAVRRRVRLDSLLVERGLAESRAKAAAAILAGEVLVGGAVASKPGQLVDADADVQVRPRRPRFVSRGGEKLLAALEAFGLDVAGRVAVDVGASTGGFTDCLLQRGAARVYAVDVGTGQLHWRLRRDPRVVSLERRDVRSLTPADVGGPVDLATVDVSFISLRTVLPAVASLVRPGGDIVALIKPQFEVGPRRTRRGVVRDPALHADAIRRVLEAARAAGLAPLGLAPSPLRGPEGNLEFFVHLRRGEAPPADLDVEAVVARAHAEARPA; the protein is encoded by the coding sequence ATGCGCGGCGAGAGGTCCGTGGCGGTGCGCGAGGCGCGGGCGGTCCGGCGGAGGGTGCGGCTGGACTCCCTGCTGGTGGAGCGCGGCCTGGCGGAGTCGCGGGCCAAGGCCGCGGCGGCCATCCTGGCCGGGGAGGTCCTGGTGGGCGGCGCCGTGGCGTCCAAGCCGGGCCAGCTGGTGGACGCCGACGCGGATGTGCAGGTGCGGCCGCGGCGGCCGCGCTTTGTCAGCCGGGGAGGGGAGAAACTGCTGGCGGCCCTGGAAGCGTTCGGGCTGGACGTGGCCGGGCGTGTGGCGGTGGACGTGGGCGCCAGCACGGGCGGATTCACCGACTGCCTGCTGCAGCGCGGGGCCGCGCGGGTCTATGCGGTGGACGTGGGCACGGGACAGCTGCACTGGCGGTTGCGCCGCGATCCCCGGGTCGTCAGCCTGGAGCGCCGGGACGTGCGCTCGCTGACCCCGGCCGACGTGGGCGGGCCGGTGGATCTGGCGACGGTGGACGTGTCGTTCATCTCCCTGCGCACCGTGCTGCCGGCGGTGGCGTCGCTGGTGCGCCCCGGAGGCGACATCGTCGCCCTCATCAAGCCGCAATTCGAGGTGGGGCCGCGCCGCACCCGGCGGGGGGTGGTGCGGGACCCGGCCCTGCACGCCGACGCCATCCGTCGCGTGCTGGAGGCAGCCCGGGCCGCGGGACTGGCTCCGCTGGGACTGGCGCCCTCCCCGCTGCGGGGCCCGGAGGGCAACCTGGAGTTCTTCGTGCACCTGCGCCGGGGGGAGGCACCCCCGGCCGACCTGGACGTGGAGGCGGTGGTGGCGCGCGCGCACGCCGAGGCGC
- the nusB gene encoding transcription antitermination factor NusB — MAGVRRRVRELALRALYEADVGRQPLAAVLERVLPDVPERERPFLRALCEGAWTARRQLDALLAEVAPQWSVDRLAGTDRAILRLAAYELQHMDTPPAVVINEAVELAKAYGTEDSGKFVNGVLAAVLRRVRERSGVRDG; from the coding sequence ATGGCGGGCGTGCGGCGCCGCGTCCGCGAACTGGCGCTGCGGGCTCTGTACGAAGCCGACGTCGGCCGCCAGCCCCTGGCGGCGGTGCTGGAGCGGGTTCTCCCGGACGTCCCCGAGCGGGAGCGGCCGTTTCTGCGTGCCCTCTGTGAGGGAGCCTGGACGGCGCGCCGGCAGCTGGACGCCCTCCTGGCCGAGGTGGCCCCCCAGTGGTCGGTGGACCGGCTGGCCGGCACCGACCGGGCCATTCTGCGCCTGGCCGCCTACGAGCTGCAGCACATGGACACGCCTCCGGCCGTGGTCATCAACGAGGCGGTGGAGCTGGCCAAGGCCTACGGGACCGAGGACTCCGGGAAGTTCGTCAACGGGGTTCTGGCCGCGGTGCTGCGCCGGGTTCGCGAGCGCAGCGGGGTGCGTGATGGATGA
- a CDS encoding polyprenyl synthetase family protein produces MALVDTELAAYLSSRVRLVDEALDAVLPPADCPPRILHRAMRHAVLAGGKRLRPLLVLASAEACGLAPEAVLPVACAVECIHTYSLIHDDLPAMDDADTRRGRPTVHVAFGEAIAILAGDALHALAFALIPQAAATCGAERVLAVAGEIAAAIGTDGMVGGQVLDLLGEGRRFPGGPPDALGALPELVVQIHRRKTGALIRACARAGGLLAGADPATLDALTVYGEKVGLAFQIIDDILDLTGDPEQLGKRTRRDVGKATYPAAYGVAESRAAAARLTQEAVDAAGRLGPSGRILAGLARDLLERDH; encoded by the coding sequence GTGGCGCTGGTGGACACGGAGCTGGCCGCCTACCTGTCCAGCCGCGTCCGCCTGGTGGACGAGGCCCTGGACGCGGTCCTGCCGCCGGCGGACTGTCCTCCGCGCATCCTGCACCGGGCGATGCGGCACGCCGTGCTGGCCGGGGGCAAGCGCCTGCGCCCCCTGCTGGTCCTGGCCAGCGCCGAGGCCTGCGGGCTGGCGCCCGAGGCGGTCCTGCCGGTCGCCTGCGCGGTGGAGTGCATCCATACCTACTCGCTGATCCATGATGACCTCCCGGCCATGGACGACGCCGATACCCGCCGCGGCCGCCCCACCGTCCACGTCGCCTTCGGTGAGGCGATTGCCATCCTGGCCGGCGATGCCCTGCACGCCCTGGCGTTTGCCCTGATCCCCCAGGCCGCCGCGACCTGCGGGGCCGAGCGCGTCCTGGCGGTGGCCGGAGAGATCGCCGCCGCCATCGGCACCGACGGCATGGTGGGCGGGCAGGTGCTGGACCTGCTGGGCGAGGGACGGCGCTTTCCCGGCGGGCCGCCCGACGCGCTGGGCGCCCTGCCCGAGCTGGTCGTGCAGATCCACCGGCGCAAGACCGGCGCGCTGATCCGGGCGTGCGCCCGCGCCGGGGGGCTGCTGGCCGGCGCCGATCCGGCCACCCTGGACGCCCTGACGGTGTACGGGGAGAAGGTGGGTCTGGCGTTTCAAATCATCGACGACATCCTGGACCTCACCGGCGATCCCGAGCAGCTGGGCAAACGCACCCGCCGGGACGTCGGCAAGGCCACCTATCCCGCCGCCTACGGGGTGGCGGAATCGCGGGCGGCCGCGGCCCGGCTGACCCAGGAGGCCGTGGACGCGGCCGGGCGGCTGGGCCCGTCGGGACGGATCCTGGCCGGGCTGGCCCGCGACCTGCTGGAGCGGGACCACTAG
- a CDS encoding acylphosphatase, translating into MDERRPGAATTVARCHLWVSGVVQGVGFRFFTERVARRLGLSGLARNLPDGRVEIIAEGPRAVLDQFIAEVQRGPAGAVVTRVQVEWESPAGLTGFRIL; encoded by the coding sequence ATGGATGAGAGGCGACCCGGGGCCGCCACAACCGTTGCGCGCTGCCACCTGTGGGTGTCGGGTGTGGTGCAGGGCGTCGGCTTCCGATTTTTCACCGAGCGGGTGGCCCGTCGCCTGGGGCTGTCGGGTCTGGCCCGCAACCTCCCGGATGGCCGGGTGGAGATCATCGCCGAAGGCCCCCGGGCGGTTCTGGACCAGTTCATCGCCGAGGTGCAGCGGGGCCCGGCCGGCGCCGTGGTGACCCGGGTGCAGGTGGAGTGGGAATCCCCCGCCGGGCTGACGGGGTTCCGGATCCTGTGA